A genomic window from Sebastes fasciatus isolate fSebFas1 chromosome 7, fSebFas1.pri, whole genome shotgun sequence includes:
- the LOC141770663 gene encoding F-box only protein 40, translating into MVRRKMPVGHHEHCDKCYNVCCQVPVQISVSCLVIKCHKHCGATFHMCKQEEHQLLCPNETVPCLNVDYGCPLTMLRHRLAKHLEVCPASVVCCSQEWNRWPVSETDLTFYKHVSESPQTDLSLDVAMALRDQELLFRSIKMKNIFPELMEGDPALQDVSTGVNSPADEATCSSDCGEFAENGCTAVEEKELSQEERDALAKSRDVYGIQNYSSWEKIFNKEMQACKQTVKNLNKKEGKDEQESSNCQGEARDSHLSQESAAAAPSTDGATGLAPWQDGVLQRLSREVNIAEYNMYLAHNGAMLIDFGQLAACTPREKDFVYGNLEPIEVKTVRSFHVPTSYRAKRDYLKDQKVKISASVDTADLGVSVEDLPKCDEVGATLLHSLEMELKGHLISESAGRDGLYVDIGTQTYDFASAPFKTDASLADVIAGKPCGLHVQVEAESVTRRHNKRSSAFSFMCGHFFRRDEYRSHFRNVHSEIQASLSGWFQQRCPLAYLGCAFTQTRFGPAGHRATIRFCQDVNALVLQPEVPSFLCEGGKTFSPQRNGAHNLDPLSSLPLEILQHVAGYLDSFTLSQLSQVSHLMREVCATLLQERGMVSLKWKKKTYSHGGSSWKCRKKVWEFSSLFSSVDRWSFSNTPSMSDHLKTCSFYQREELSTEPVALACLGEVRDKHGEVKHKR; encoded by the exons ATG GTGAGGAGGAAGATGCCTGTGGGCCATCATGAGCACTGTGACAAGTGTTACAACGTCTGCTGTCAAGTCCCGGTGCAGATCTCCGTCTCGTGCCTGGTCATCAAGTGTCATAAACACTGCGGCGCCACCTTCCACATGTGCAAGCAGGAGGAGCACCAGCTCCTCTGTCCCAACGAGACGGTCCCCTGCCTCAACGTCGACTACGGCTGTCCTCTCACCATGCTGCGCCACAGGCTGGCCAAACACCTGGAGGTATGTCCAGCCAGCGTGGTCTGCTGCTCGCAGGAGTGGAACCGCTGGCCTGTTTCAGAAACTGATCTGACCTTCTACAAACATGTCTCAGAAAGCCCTCAAACTGACTTAAGCCTCGATGTTGCTATGGCTCTCAGGGACCAAGAGCTGCTGTTTCGATCCATCAAAATGAAGAACATTTTTCCTGAGTTGATGGAGGGGGATCCTGCCCTCCAGGATGTTTCCACAGGGGTCAACAGTCCTGCGGATGAAGCAACCTGTTCTTCAGATTGCGGTGAATTTGCAGAAAACGGCTGCACAGCGGTGGAGGAAAAAGAACTGAGCCAAGAGGAGAGGGATGCTTTGGCAAAGAGCAGGGACGTGTATGGTATTCAGAACTACAGCTCCTGGGAGAAAATATTCAACAAGGAGATGCAGGCATGCAAGCAAACTGTCAAAAACCTGAATAAGAAGGAGGGAAAGGATGAGCAAGAATCATCAAACTGTCAGGGGGAGGCGAGAGACTCACACCTGAGCCAAGAGAGTGCTGCTGCCGCTCCAAGCACGGATGGTGCAACTGGACTCGCGCCATGGCAAGACGGGGTCCTTCAGAGGTTAAGCCGAGAAGTCAACATCGCTGAATATAACATGTATCTGGCGCACAACGGGGCCATGTTGATTGACTTTGGCCAACTCGCTGCTTGCACCCCGAGAGAGAAGGATTTTGTTTACGGGAACCTGGAGCCCATCGAGGTTAAAACCGTCCGATCGTTTCATGTTCCCACAAGCTACCGAGCGAAGCGCGACTATCTGAAGGATCAAAAGGTCAAGATCAGCGCTAGCGTTGACACCGCAGATCTGGGCGTGTCGGTCGAGGATCTTCCAAAGTGCGACGAGGTCGGCGCCACGCTCTTGCACTCCCTGGAAATGGAGCTGAAAGGACATTTAATCTCAGAGAGCGCGGGGAGAGATGGTCTTTACGTCGATATCGGAACACAAACATATGACTTTGCTTCTGCTCCGTTCAAAACGGATGCATCGCTTGCCGACGTCATCGCGGGCAAACCCTGCGGTCTTCACGTACAAGTCGAAGCAGAATCCGTCACCAGGAGACACAACAAAAGGAGCTCAGCCTTCAGCTTCATGTGTGGCCACTTCTTTCGGCGTGACGAATACCGCTCTCACTTCAGAAATGTGCACTCTGAAATACAGGCCTCTCTGAGCGGCTGGTTCCAGCAACGCTGCCCCTTAGCATACCTCGGCTGCGCTTTCACCCAGACGAGATTTGGCCCTGCGGGTCATCGGGCTACGATCAGATTCTGTCAAGATGTCAACGCCCTTGTCCTCCAGCCAGAAGTCCCTTCATTCCTCTGTGAAGGCGGGAAAACCTTCAGCCCTCAGAGAAATGGTGCTCATAATCTGGATCCCCTGAGCAGCCTGCCCCTGGAGATCCTTCAGCACGTTGCTGGTTACCTTGACAGCTTTACATTATCTCAGCTGTCCCAAGTCTCCCATCTGATGAGAGAAGTGTGTGCCACATTGCtgcaggagagagggatggtCTCCCTCAAGTGGAAGAAAAAGACCTATTCCCACGGGGGAAGCTCCTGGAAATGCCGAAAGAAA